The segment AGCTCCCGTTGATCGGGCTGGGAGCGGACGTTGTGCCTCGCGGGATTTCCGCTGGCGGAGTGCCTGACGGTGGGCCTCGGAGTCACGGGGTTCGGTTTCGCGCCTCACCGTCCACACCAGATGCATCAGGTGATCAGGCCGGCGCTGATCAGCCAGATGTGTTCGCAAGTCGAAGATGCCTTTTGCAACTCCTCGCGGGACTCTTGCGAGGCGTGGTAGAAGGTCCGCTCGATCATCCAGCACAGGGCGCGTGCCATCGCCGACGCTTGCTCTGGTTCGGTGCCGGCCTGAACGCCGGCTCGTTCCAGGACGGCGGCGATGGCCGTGATGAACAAGTCTGCCGTGTGGCTCCACAGCTCGCCGATCTCCGGCACGGTCAACGACAGGTCGATCGCCGTGCGCATGACCAGGCCGTGCTCGTTCCACAGCTCGACCGTACGCCGCATGGCTGCTGCGATGGCCCGGCGCGGCTCGTCAGTCTGCGCGGTGGCCCGGGACCGCTCCCACAGATGCTCGACAGTCCGGGCCACGAGCGCCGTGACCACTTCTTGCTTGGAGCCGAAGTAGAAATACAGGGCGCCACGTGTGATGCCAGCGCCCTGGGCGATGTCGCCGACAGTCATGGCGTCATAGCCCTGTTGTGCCAGCAGAGCCTCGCAGGTGTCCAGAATGGCCCGCTCCCGGACATCGCCCTTGCGTTCGGTGGCGCGCCGGCTCCGCGCAGAGTGGTGGCTGGGCATCAGAGCTGAGCACCCTCGGCAAAGTCGGTCGTACGGGAGAGGGGCTCCCATGCGCGGATGTCCTCGTCCACAGCGGTGCGCGCGGCAGTGACCAGTCGCAGCGCATCCGAGCCAAGGACAAGGTGGGCCGGCGGCTGTTCGACCGACGCGATGTGCACGACGGCGTCCCCAGCCTTGGCCGGATTACCCAGCTGATTCCCGCTGGCCTTCTGCCGCGCTTCACGGATAGGGGCGAACAGCTCCTCGTAGTCATCGATGGACTGGGCGGCGCGCGTCATGGACCGTCCGGCC is part of the Streptomyces platensis genome and harbors:
- a CDS encoding TetR/AcrR family transcriptional regulator produces the protein MPSHHSARSRRATERKGDVRERAILDTCEALLAQQGYDAMTVGDIAQGAGITRGALYFYFGSKQEVVTALVARTVEHLWERSRATAQTDEPRRAIAAAMRRTVELWNEHGLVMRTAIDLSLTVPEIGELWSHTADLFITAIAAVLERAGVQAGTEPEQASAMARALCWMIERTFYHASQESREELQKASSTCEHIWLISAGLIT